From the genome of Muricauda sp. SCSIO 64092, one region includes:
- a CDS encoding AAA family ATPase, which yields MIYVDRNTVERPISLSDEVFEDAQRQLLSNLAKDESILKQKRVKGFRVLYNSKEVKEALRSLFHGKCSYCEQPLTDKLYLTVDHFRPKQLATDSIAGLRHLYYSWLINEWENLLPSCPECNSAKFNYFPLKRYANFQESVEGCRKVEKDAILDPCFDRKISAHLKFLRDGTVKAKSERGEKTIELLSLNRKNLVRLRKKRWESVMSQLQTALKWEDNVRTLARFAKLMDQKQPFVAVSRTAGMTLLVPLVTKIGTMDTISDLMKHIWEGDIVPASIQELTSLMGLEKAMEPELISQNQVIPPKIRLISSVELTDYKALEDLKISFPSHTGQDSAPCLMLLGENATGKSTILEAITLCLLRENHGKALKLDPQSLLPFGRPTAKPRVSIHFNPKDGTDHWEFGVSSRKAYWKERDSHEIPVIAFGAHRFVTNIRRYRQRHIQVQTLFDPSKGIPDLRKWLVNAPAYKFNAVARAMKDLLLIPLDQDTVMTRNKDEGTIGFELFGQTLDLSYLSEGYKTIITLSLNVMRVLLEYNTNLEHAHGVVLIDEIETHLHPRWKMQIVSGLRKAMPMVQFVFTTHDPLCLKGMRNDEVVVLQRNEDSKIESLKDLPPIEGLRVEQILTSPYFGLFSALDPEVEINMIRYANLAASTNTSDNDQQLKEFRDQIESEMVIGRNPLEEIGYKAALRTIEDKRTRIADLSNINDDVFKEALDILNKKPEDL from the coding sequence TTTAAAACAAAAACGGGTCAAAGGCTTTAGGGTCTTATACAATTCAAAAGAAGTCAAAGAAGCCCTACGCTCCCTTTTCCACGGAAAATGCTCCTATTGCGAACAACCCCTGACCGATAAGTTGTATCTCACTGTGGATCATTTCAGGCCCAAACAATTGGCCACCGATTCCATTGCCGGTCTAAGGCATCTCTATTATTCATGGCTGATCAATGAATGGGAAAATCTACTCCCATCATGCCCTGAATGCAATAGCGCCAAATTCAATTACTTCCCACTGAAGAGGTATGCGAATTTTCAGGAATCGGTCGAAGGTTGCCGAAAGGTGGAAAAGGACGCCATTTTGGATCCCTGTTTTGACAGGAAGATATCTGCCCATCTGAAATTTCTTAGAGACGGTACGGTAAAGGCAAAGAGCGAACGAGGGGAAAAGACCATTGAACTGCTTAGCCTAAACAGGAAAAACTTGGTTCGATTGAGAAAAAAACGTTGGGAAAGTGTCATGTCCCAATTGCAAACGGCGTTGAAATGGGAGGACAACGTTAGGACCCTGGCCAGGTTTGCCAAGCTTATGGACCAAAAGCAACCGTTTGTGGCGGTTTCACGCACAGCGGGAATGACCTTGCTCGTTCCGTTGGTCACGAAAATAGGGACCATGGACACGATCTCCGACTTGATGAAACACATATGGGAAGGGGATATTGTCCCCGCTTCAATTCAAGAACTGACTTCATTGATGGGTTTGGAGAAGGCTATGGAACCTGAACTGATTTCCCAAAATCAAGTCATACCTCCGAAGATTAGATTGATATCTTCTGTGGAATTAACAGATTATAAGGCGCTTGAGGACCTGAAAATCTCATTTCCAAGCCATACCGGACAGGACAGCGCCCCTTGCTTGATGCTTTTGGGTGAAAATGCCACGGGAAAGAGCACCATTCTTGAGGCCATTACCCTGTGCTTGCTGAGAGAGAACCATGGGAAGGCCTTGAAACTGGATCCCCAATCCCTTCTTCCATTTGGCAGGCCCACTGCCAAACCTAGGGTAAGCATACATTTCAACCCCAAGGACGGGACGGATCATTGGGAATTCGGTGTCAGTAGCAGAAAGGCCTATTGGAAAGAAAGGGATTCCCATGAAATCCCGGTCATTGCCTTTGGCGCCCATCGCTTTGTAACGAATATCAGGCGTTACAGACAACGTCACATCCAGGTCCAGACACTGTTTGACCCTTCCAAGGGGATACCCGATCTGAGAAAATGGCTGGTCAATGCCCCGGCTTATAAGTTCAATGCAGTTGCCCGCGCGATGAAGGATCTGCTGTTGATTCCCTTGGACCAGGATACGGTCATGACCCGAAATAAAGATGAAGGAACTATCGGTTTTGAACTTTTTGGACAAACCTTGGACCTAAGCTACCTAAGTGAAGGATACAAGACGATAATAACCTTGAGTCTCAATGTCATGCGCGTGCTATTGGAATACAACACCAATCTGGAGCATGCCCATGGCGTTGTCCTTATCGATGAAATAGAGACCCATTTGCACCCTCGTTGGAAAATGCAGATTGTCAGCGGGCTTCGCAAGGCCATGCCCATGGTGCAGTTTGTGTTTACCACCCATGATCCCTTGTGTCTCAAGGGCATGAGAAACGATGAGGTGGTGGTTTTGCAACGAAACGAAGACAGCAAAATTGAGTCGTTGAAGGATTTGCCGCCCATTGAAGGGTTACGTGTGGAACAGATTCTGACCTCGCCTTATTTTGGTCTGTTCAGCGCCCTGGACCCGGAAGTGGAGATTAACATGATCCGATATGCGAATCTGGCCGCTAGCACAAACACTTCGGACAACGACCAACAACTGAAGGAATTCCGCGATCAGATAGAAAGTGAAATGGTCATTGGCAGGAATCCCTTGGAGGAGATTGGCTATAAAGCGGCACTAAGGACAATCGAGGACAAAAGGACCAGGATAGCCGATTTGTCGAATATCAATGACGATGTATTCAAAGAAGCCTTGGATATTCTCAACAAAAAACCTGAAGACCTTTAA